A stretch of Eleutherodactylus coqui strain aEleCoq1 chromosome 2, aEleCoq1.hap1, whole genome shotgun sequence DNA encodes these proteins:
- the C2H15orf61 gene encoding uncharacterized protein C15orf61 homolog, with amino-acid sequence MLLVKAAHDTLLRILLFPAVSFRHPRPDASEVLTQHLRQRDLPHWTSFCVKYSTVNNDQFGLSNFNWEVNGTNYHILRTGCFPFIKYHCSRAAPQDLHLHNHFFTTLKAINLGIPTLMYGLGSWLFARVTETVPTSCGLVTIYFLIKEDKEAMF; translated from the exons ATGCTACTGGTGAAAGCCGCCCATGACACATTGCTACGCATCCTCCTCTTCCCCGCCGTATCCTTCAGGCATCCCCGTCCCGACGCCTCGGAGGTCCTGACCCAGCACCTCCGGCAGCGGGACCTGCCACACTGGACTTCTTTTTGTGTCAAGTACAGCACTGTTAATAATGACCAGTTCGGCTTATCAAATTTCAACTGGGAAGTGAATGGCACAAATTACCATATCCTCCGAACGGGCTGCTTCCCATTCATTAAATATCACTGTTCCCGTGCTGCCCCCCAGGACCTGCATCTTCACAACCACTTCTTTACCACGCTAAAAGCCATAAATCTAG GGATCCCTACTCTGATGTATGGCCTGGGATCCTGGCTCTTCGCCCGAGTTACTGAGACGGTTCCTACCAGCTGTGGATTGGTGACCATCTACTTTCTGATCAAGGAGGACAAAGAAGCCATGTTCTGA